One segment of Gasterosteus aculeatus chromosome 3, fGasAcu3.hap1.1, whole genome shotgun sequence DNA contains the following:
- the LOC120816510 gene encoding dynein axonemal heavy chain 17 isoform X13 encodes MQLLHACDSTIMEWMKLVSEVLQQDSSQLVLDGQEPLPSAEFNFWRSRLRNLHFIQQQLMSSRAQQVLSIAQSAESVYFSSLKDLHTDIQKGLDEAEDVTRNLKPVQEKLDELQQMEYQQVGDNMAAVMEEVRLVWIKSEFYCSTRVVVLLQEICTLFIQMSRSFLHGEDLMRPVGSELGQKMDDVTLVIWTLKSLKEAFRLCRTQLEDQRQDGDTLSWDFPSHLVFFRLDHFLLHLQGIQEVFSVSQQLHQLEWTVLSGVGGRTRTDMVQEVYQDFLCHVTVLSDLNCDPSDPDDQSFLKHRSQFWVQVSDLETRLVSVLSRAFVDCCVSSSGEKLVKMFGFILDRPLIHDQLRPHLVRLEEMVLEELDQIEQLFFSQREESDTFCMFTPSHAARLCWSQQLRRRAETTLNHHRTLQQLDLDSGDSYLVLQRFYHIEDLLQDFEDRLRSDWSSQLDSDCGFILEQPVIQNNQQGMLGVNCSHKLQVVLRELRYVSRKTDVKLRPSAARLFTFRDDITRNYLSLSHMVSCYKQVVSGVLPAELSLIQDQLQVLGLNQNLSELQRYTWGSEGLQQQVEQSRDTVLLLHSRVSQARANMDSMTRIIQGWAELHLLQRSGESLLELGDVEQSYKHIREEGEELLRLTQVNRSLYGVEDSSDSWNMYLDHLDDKVLDGLFQLVLRSLHFLLDHMDPRSCSAFLTVSLRLQETGSVFEPSVGVGLSDLLQTVISDIYTAASLPLRISGSRHSNYQVSLQQSLDLSALEQEVKNRLQQVREEAELLLTRLDRYSYLWLSDRKRVMEEFLTYSRPLGPEELEAGETPPTLNDFLREINSLNTLREEVTHLDDVVLLHSWLQVDLRAFKDSLLSVVHKWRHLYTDYLLDSVSDRLQQVTPQCDDVESASSSSFPLTETIILLEAAGVQLPDRFFF; translated from the exons ATGCAGCTCCTCCACGCCTGTGATTCCACCATCATGGAGTGGATGAAGCTGGTATCAGAGGTCCTGCAGCAGGACTCATCTCAGCTGGTTCTGGATGGACAGGAGCCTCTTCCCTCAGCGGAGTTTAACTTCTGGAGGAGCAGACTGAGGAACCTGCACTTCATCCAGCAGCAG CTGATGAGTAGCAGAGCTCAGCAGGTGTTGTCCATTGCTCAGAGTGCAGAGAGCGTCTACTTTTCCAGTCTGAAGGACCTTCACACAGACATCCAGAAAG GTCTGGACGAGGCTGAAGACGTCACCAGGAACCTGAAACCTGTCCAGGAGAAGCTGGACGAACTTCAGCAGATGGAGTACCAGCAG GTGGGGGACAACATGGctgccgtgatggaggaggTGCGACTGGTGTGGATCAAGTCTGAGTTCTACTGTTCTACTAGAGTTGTGGTCCTGCTGCAGGAGATCTGCACCCTGTTCATACAGatg AGCAGGAGCTTCCTGCATGGAGAGGACTTGATGAGACCTGTGGGGTCAGAACTTGGTCAGAAGATGGATGATGTCACTCTGGTGATCTGGACCCTTAAGAGCCTCAAAGAGGCCTTTAGGCTGTGCAGAACCCAGCTGGAGGACCAGAGACAG gacggaGACACTCTGAGCTGGGACTTTCCTTCACACCTGGTCTTCTTCAGGCTGGACCActtcctgctccacctgcagggcatccag gAGGTGTTCAGTGTCAGCCAGCAGCTGCATCAGTTGGAGTGGACGGTGCTGTCTGGTGTTGGAGGCCGGACGAGGACTGATATGGTCCAGGAGGTGTATCAGGACTTCCTGTGTCATGTGACGGTTCTGAGTGACCTCAACTGTGACCCCAGCGACCCTGACGACCAG agcTTCCTCAAGCACCGGAGTCAGTTCTGGGTTCAGGTGTCGGACCTGGAGACACGGCTGGTGTCGGTCCTCAGCAGAGCCTTTGTGGACTgctgcgtctcctcctccggagAAAAG CTGGTGAAGATGTTTGGGTTCATCCTGGACCGTCCCCTGATCCATGATCAGCTGCGTCCTCACCTGGTCCGCCTGGAGGAGATggtcctggaggagctggatcaGATCGAGCAGCTGTTCTTCAGTCAGAGAGAAGAGTCAGACACATTCTGCATGTTCACTCCGTCTCATGCAGCCCGACTCTGCTGGAGTCAGCAGCTCAGGCGGAGAGCTGAGACCACTCTGAACCACCACAGGACTCTCCAACAGCT ggaccTGGATTCAGGTGACTCCTACCTGGTCCTACAGAGGTTCTATCACATTGAGGATCTTCTGCAGGACTTCGAGGACAGACTGCGGTCCGACTGGAGTTCTCAGCTGGACTCTGACTGTGGATTCATCCTGGAGCAACCGGTCATACAGAACAACCAGCAAGGCATGCTGGGAGTTAACTGCAGCCACAAG ctgcaggTGGTGTTGAGGGAGCTCCGGTATGTGAGCAGGAAGACAGACGTAAAGCTCCGCCCTTCTGCTGCCCGACTCTTCACCTTCAGAGATGACATCACAAGGAACTACCTGAGCCTGAGTCACATGGTGTCCTGTTACAAGCAG GTGGTGAGTGGCGTCCTGCCAGCGGAGCTTTCTCTGATCCAGGATCAGCTGCAGGTCCTGGGCCTGAACCAGAATCTGTCAGAGCTGCAGAGATACACCTGGGGCAGCGAAG gtttgcagcagcaggtggagcagaGCAGAGACACGGTGTTGCTCCTCCACTCCAGAGTGAGCCAGGCCCGAGCCAACATGGACTCCATGACACGCATCATACAG GGTTGGGCAGAGCTTCACCTCCTGCAGCGCTCAGGTGAGTCACTGCTGGAGCTCGGAGATGTGGAGCAGAGCTACAAACAcatcagagaggagggagaggagctgctcaGGTTAACACAG GTGAACAGGAGCCTGTACGGAGTTGAAGACTCCTCTGATTCTTGGAACATGTATCTGGACCACCTGGATGACAAAGTCCTGGATGGACTGTTCCAGCTGGTGCTCAGATCCCTGCACTTCCTGTTGGACCACATGGACCCGCGG AGCTGCAGTGCATTTCTCACGGTCAGTCTGAGgctgcaggaaacaggaagtgtgttTGAGCCGTCGGTGGGCGTCGGCCTCTCGGACCTCCTGCAGACCGTCATCTCTGACATTTACACAGCGGCCAGTCTGCCATTGAGGATCTCTGGGAGTCGCCACAGCAACTACCAG GTGTCCCTGCAGCAGAGTTTGGATCTCTCTGCactggaacaggaagtgaagaatcgcctgcagcaggtgagggaggaggcggagcttctgtTGACAAGGCTGGACAGGTACTCGTACCTTTGGCTGAGCGACAGGAAGCGGGTGATGGAGGAGTTTCTGACCTACAGCAGACCGCTGGGACctgaggagctggaggcgggaGAGACCCCGCCCACCCTAAATGACTTCCTGAGAGAG ATCAATTCTCTCAACACACTGAGGGAAGAGGTGACTCACTTGGATGACGTCGTCCTTCTGCACAGCTGGCTGCAGGTGGACCTCCGAGCCTTCAAAGACTCGCTGCTGTCAGTTGTACACAAATGGAGACACCTGTACACAGATTACCTGCTGGACTCAGTCAGTGACCG tctgcAGCAGGTGACTCCCCAATGTGATGATGTAGAGTCTGCCTCTTCGTCCAGCTTCCCTCTGACAGAAACCATCATCCTGCTGGAAGCTGCAGGAGTCCAGCTGCCTGACAGGTTCTTCTTCTAG
- the LOC120816510 gene encoding dynein axonemal heavy chain 17 isoform X12, which produces MQLLHACDSTIMEWMKLVSEVLQQDSSQLVLDGQEPLPSAEFNFWRSRLRNLHFIQQQLMSSRAQQVLSIAQSAESVYFSSLKDLHTDIQKGLDEAEDVTRNLKPVQEKLDELQQMEYQQVGDNMAAVMEEVRLVWIKSEFYCSTRVVVLLQEICTLFIQMSRSFLHGEDLMRPVGSELGQKMDDVTLVIWTLKSLKEAFRLCRTQLEDQRQDGDTLSWDFPSHLVFFRLDHFLLHLQGIQEVFSVSQQLHQLEWTVLSGVGGRTRTDMVQEVYQDFLCHVTVLSDLNCDPSDPDDQSFLKHRSQFWVQVSDLETRLVSVLSRAFVDCCVSSSGEKLVKMFGFILDRPLIHDQLRPHLVRLEEMVLEELDQIEQLFFSQREESDTFCMFTPSHAARLCWSQQLRRRAETTLNHHRTLQQLDLDSGDSYLVLQRFYHIEDLLQDFEDRLRSDWSSQLDSDCGFILEQPVIQNNQQGMLGVNCSHKLQVVLRELRYVSRKTDVKLRPSAARLFTFRDDITRNYLSLSHMVSCYKQVVSGVLPAELSLIQDQLQVLGLNQNLSELQRYTWGSEGLQQQVEQSRDTVLLLHSRVSQARANMDSMTRIIQGWAELHLLQRSGESLLELGDVEQSYKHIREEGEELLRLTQVGTSLRGRGEEQELMPLLLCSQVNRSLYGVEDSSDSWNMYLDHLDDKVLDGLFQLVLRSLHFLLDHMDPRSCSAFLTVSLRLQETGSVFEPSVGVGLSDLLQTVISDIYTAASLPLRISGSRHSNYQVSLQQSLDLSALEQEVKNRLQQVREEAELLLTRLDRYSYLWLSDRKRVMEEFLTYSRPLGPEELEAGETPPTLNDFLREINSLNTLREEVTHLDDVVLLHSWLQVDLRAFKDSLLSVVHKWRHLYTDYLLDSVSDRLQQVTPQCDDVESASSSSFPLTETIILLEAAGVQLPDRFFF; this is translated from the exons ATGCAGCTCCTCCACGCCTGTGATTCCACCATCATGGAGTGGATGAAGCTGGTATCAGAGGTCCTGCAGCAGGACTCATCTCAGCTGGTTCTGGATGGACAGGAGCCTCTTCCCTCAGCGGAGTTTAACTTCTGGAGGAGCAGACTGAGGAACCTGCACTTCATCCAGCAGCAG CTGATGAGTAGCAGAGCTCAGCAGGTGTTGTCCATTGCTCAGAGTGCAGAGAGCGTCTACTTTTCCAGTCTGAAGGACCTTCACACAGACATCCAGAAAG GTCTGGACGAGGCTGAAGACGTCACCAGGAACCTGAAACCTGTCCAGGAGAAGCTGGACGAACTTCAGCAGATGGAGTACCAGCAG GTGGGGGACAACATGGctgccgtgatggaggaggTGCGACTGGTGTGGATCAAGTCTGAGTTCTACTGTTCTACTAGAGTTGTGGTCCTGCTGCAGGAGATCTGCACCCTGTTCATACAGatg AGCAGGAGCTTCCTGCATGGAGAGGACTTGATGAGACCTGTGGGGTCAGAACTTGGTCAGAAGATGGATGATGTCACTCTGGTGATCTGGACCCTTAAGAGCCTCAAAGAGGCCTTTAGGCTGTGCAGAACCCAGCTGGAGGACCAGAGACAG gacggaGACACTCTGAGCTGGGACTTTCCTTCACACCTGGTCTTCTTCAGGCTGGACCActtcctgctccacctgcagggcatccag gAGGTGTTCAGTGTCAGCCAGCAGCTGCATCAGTTGGAGTGGACGGTGCTGTCTGGTGTTGGAGGCCGGACGAGGACTGATATGGTCCAGGAGGTGTATCAGGACTTCCTGTGTCATGTGACGGTTCTGAGTGACCTCAACTGTGACCCCAGCGACCCTGACGACCAG agcTTCCTCAAGCACCGGAGTCAGTTCTGGGTTCAGGTGTCGGACCTGGAGACACGGCTGGTGTCGGTCCTCAGCAGAGCCTTTGTGGACTgctgcgtctcctcctccggagAAAAG CTGGTGAAGATGTTTGGGTTCATCCTGGACCGTCCCCTGATCCATGATCAGCTGCGTCCTCACCTGGTCCGCCTGGAGGAGATggtcctggaggagctggatcaGATCGAGCAGCTGTTCTTCAGTCAGAGAGAAGAGTCAGACACATTCTGCATGTTCACTCCGTCTCATGCAGCCCGACTCTGCTGGAGTCAGCAGCTCAGGCGGAGAGCTGAGACCACTCTGAACCACCACAGGACTCTCCAACAGCT ggaccTGGATTCAGGTGACTCCTACCTGGTCCTACAGAGGTTCTATCACATTGAGGATCTTCTGCAGGACTTCGAGGACAGACTGCGGTCCGACTGGAGTTCTCAGCTGGACTCTGACTGTGGATTCATCCTGGAGCAACCGGTCATACAGAACAACCAGCAAGGCATGCTGGGAGTTAACTGCAGCCACAAG ctgcaggTGGTGTTGAGGGAGCTCCGGTATGTGAGCAGGAAGACAGACGTAAAGCTCCGCCCTTCTGCTGCCCGACTCTTCACCTTCAGAGATGACATCACAAGGAACTACCTGAGCCTGAGTCACATGGTGTCCTGTTACAAGCAG GTGGTGAGTGGCGTCCTGCCAGCGGAGCTTTCTCTGATCCAGGATCAGCTGCAGGTCCTGGGCCTGAACCAGAATCTGTCAGAGCTGCAGAGATACACCTGGGGCAGCGAAG gtttgcagcagcaggtggagcagaGCAGAGACACGGTGTTGCTCCTCCACTCCAGAGTGAGCCAGGCCCGAGCCAACATGGACTCCATGACACGCATCATACAG GGTTGGGCAGAGCTTCACCTCCTGCAGCGCTCAGGTGAGTCACTGCTGGAGCTCGGAGATGTGGAGCAGAGCTACAAACAcatcagagaggagggagaggagctgctcaGGTTAACACAGGTAGGTACCAGCttgagggggcggggggaggagcaggagctgaTGCCTCTGCTGCTGTGTTCTCAGGTGAACAGGAGCCTGTACGGAGTTGAAGACTCCTCTGATTCTTGGAACATGTATCTGGACCACCTGGATGACAAAGTCCTGGATGGACTGTTCCAGCTGGTGCTCAGATCCCTGCACTTCCTGTTGGACCACATGGACCCGCGG AGCTGCAGTGCATTTCTCACGGTCAGTCTGAGgctgcaggaaacaggaagtgtgttTGAGCCGTCGGTGGGCGTCGGCCTCTCGGACCTCCTGCAGACCGTCATCTCTGACATTTACACAGCGGCCAGTCTGCCATTGAGGATCTCTGGGAGTCGCCACAGCAACTACCAG GTGTCCCTGCAGCAGAGTTTGGATCTCTCTGCactggaacaggaagtgaagaatcgcctgcagcaggtgagggaggaggcggagcttctgtTGACAAGGCTGGACAGGTACTCGTACCTTTGGCTGAGCGACAGGAAGCGGGTGATGGAGGAGTTTCTGACCTACAGCAGACCGCTGGGACctgaggagctggaggcgggaGAGACCCCGCCCACCCTAAATGACTTCCTGAGAGAG ATCAATTCTCTCAACACACTGAGGGAAGAGGTGACTCACTTGGATGACGTCGTCCTTCTGCACAGCTGGCTGCAGGTGGACCTCCGAGCCTTCAAAGACTCGCTGCTGTCAGTTGTACACAAATGGAGACACCTGTACACAGATTACCTGCTGGACTCAGTCAGTGACCG tctgcAGCAGGTGACTCCCCAATGTGATGATGTAGAGTCTGCCTCTTCGTCCAGCTTCCCTCTGACAGAAACCATCATCCTGCTGGAAGCTGCAGGAGTCCAGCTGCCTGACAGGTTCTTCTTCTAG